A stretch of the Tannerella serpentiformis genome encodes the following:
- a CDS encoding saccharopine dehydrogenase family protein: MGKILVIGAGGVSTVAVKKMAMNADVFTDIMLASRTKSRCDRIAEDIKNVRVRTAQVDADNEDELVRLFEDFRPELVVNLALPYQDLHIMNACLKYGVSYLDTANYEPLDEAKYEYSWQWAYKDRFREAGLTAILGCGFDPGVTGVFTAYAAKHHFDELHTLDIVDCNAGDHHKAFATNFNPEINIREITQKGRYYEDGKWHETEPLSVHQALNYPNVGPRESYLMYHEELESLVKNYPTLRRARFWMTFGQEYLTHLRVMQNIGMTSIKPILYKGVEIVPIQFLKAVLPDPGELGENYTGETSIGCRIRGLKDGREQTYYVYNNCSHRAAYEETGAQGVSYTTGVPAMIGAKMFLEGQWRRPGVWNVEEFDPDPFMKELNVQGLPWHEIFGGDLEL, from the coding sequence ATGGGGAAGATATTAGTGATCGGCGCCGGGGGCGTGAGCACCGTTGCCGTGAAGAAAATGGCTATGAATGCCGATGTGTTTACTGACATCATGCTGGCCAGCCGCACGAAAAGCAGATGCGATCGCATCGCGGAGGATATTAAGAACGTACGCGTGCGCACGGCTCAGGTGGACGCCGACAACGAGGACGAACTGGTGCGCCTCTTCGAGGACTTCCGCCCCGAGCTGGTGGTCAACCTCGCCCTGCCTTATCAGGATCTCCACATCATGAACGCCTGCCTCAAGTACGGCGTCAGCTACCTCGACACGGCCAACTATGAGCCGCTCGACGAAGCCAAATACGAGTACAGTTGGCAGTGGGCCTACAAGGATCGCTTCCGCGAGGCCGGCCTGACCGCCATCCTCGGTTGCGGCTTCGACCCCGGCGTGACGGGCGTCTTCACGGCCTACGCCGCCAAGCACCACTTCGACGAGCTGCACACGCTCGACATCGTCGACTGCAACGCCGGCGACCATCACAAGGCTTTCGCCACCAACTTCAACCCGGAGATCAACATCCGCGAGATCACCCAAAAGGGCCGCTATTATGAAGATGGAAAGTGGCACGAGACGGAGCCGCTCTCCGTACATCAGGCGCTGAACTACCCGAATGTTGGGCCGCGTGAGTCGTATCTCATGTATCACGAAGAGCTGGAGAGCCTCGTCAAGAACTACCCCACGCTGCGCCGTGCACGCTTCTGGATGACCTTCGGGCAGGAATACCTGACGCATCTGCGCGTGATGCAAAACATCGGCATGACGAGCATCAAGCCGATCCTCTACAAAGGCGTGGAGATTGTGCCCATCCAGTTCCTCAAGGCCGTCCTGCCCGATCCCGGCGAGCTGGGAGAGAACTACACGGGCGAGACGTCGATCGGCTGCCGCATCCGCGGGTTGAAGGACGGTCGCGAGCAGACGTACTACGTCTACAACAACTGTAGCCACCGCGCCGCCTACGAAGAGACCGGTGCGCAGGGCGTGAGCTACACCACGGGCGTGCCCGCCATGATTGGCGCCAAGATGTTTCTCGAGGGGCAGTGGCGTCGGCCGGGCGTGTGGAATGTGGAGGAGTTCGATCCTGATCCCTTCATGAAGGAGCTCAACGTGCAGGGTCTGCCGTGGCACGAGATCTTCGGTGGCGATTTGGAACTCTAA
- a CDS encoding dicarboxylate/amino acid:cation symporter produces the protein MKIPFRISLLGWVAIAIVGGILLGQFLPTAIVRIFVTFNSLFGNFLSFAIPLIILGLVAPAIGELGKGAGRLLLITALIAYGSTIFSGFFTYFTGVAVFPHLLTVGTQSLEALQNPESAMLTPYFTVAMPPVMDIMTALLLSFVVGLGLASIPGDTLQKGCVDFRDIVSRLIETVIVPLLPLHIFGIFLNITVSGQVAGIMSMFLRVILVIFVLHVVLLLIQFSIAGVIAGKNPLRLLKNMLPAYATALGTQSSAATIPVTLKQTLRNGVRESIAVFTVPLCATIHLAGSTMKITACAMAILLMSGQAIDPAAFSGFILMLGITMVAAPGVPGGAIMAALGLLGTMLGFDETLQALMIALYIAMDSFGTACNVTGDGAIAVIVDRIAGQRPGEPQNA, from the coding sequence ATGAAAATCCCCTTCCGCATTTCACTCCTCGGATGGGTGGCCATAGCCATCGTAGGCGGCATCCTATTGGGGCAATTCCTGCCCACGGCCATCGTCCGAATCTTCGTCACGTTCAACAGTCTCTTTGGCAACTTCCTCTCGTTCGCCATTCCGCTCATCATCCTCGGCCTCGTGGCCCCCGCCATCGGCGAGTTAGGCAAGGGCGCAGGGAGGCTGCTACTCATCACGGCGCTCATCGCCTACGGATCGACCATCTTCTCCGGCTTCTTCACCTACTTCACCGGTGTGGCGGTTTTCCCCCACCTCCTCACCGTTGGCACCCAGTCGCTCGAGGCGTTGCAGAACCCCGAATCGGCCATGCTCACGCCCTATTTTACCGTTGCCATGCCGCCCGTGATGGACATTATGACCGCCCTTCTGCTCTCCTTCGTCGTCGGTCTCGGCCTCGCCTCCATCCCCGGCGACACGCTCCAAAAGGGCTGCGTAGACTTTCGTGACATCGTCTCGCGCCTCATCGAGACCGTCATCGTGCCCCTCTTGCCGCTCCACATCTTCGGCATCTTCCTCAACATCACCGTTAGCGGACAGGTGGCCGGCATCATGTCCATGTTCCTTCGGGTCATCCTCGTCATCTTCGTGCTGCACGTCGTGCTGCTGCTCATCCAGTTCAGCATAGCCGGTGTCATAGCGGGCAAGAATCCGCTCCGGCTCTTGAAGAACATGCTGCCGGCTTACGCCACCGCCCTTGGCACACAGTCGTCGGCCGCCACCATCCCCGTGACGCTCAAGCAGACGCTCCGGAATGGCGTCCGGGAGAGCATCGCCGTCTTCACCGTCCCACTCTGCGCCACGATCCACCTGGCCGGTAGCACGATGAAGATCACCGCCTGCGCAATGGCCATCCTCCTCATGTCCGGTCAAGCGATCGACCCGGCCGCATTCAGTGGCTTCATCCTCATGCTCGGCATTACGATGGTTGCTGCGCCCGGTGTGCCCGGCGGCGCCATCATGGCGGCCCTCGGACTCTTGGGCACCATGCTCGGCTTCGACGAGACCCTCCAAGCGCTCATGATCGCCCTTTACATCGCCATGGACAGCTTCGGCACGGCCTGCAACGTGACGGGCGACGGCGCCATTGCCGTCATCGTCGACCGCATCGCTGGCCAGCGCCCCGGCGAGCCACAAAACGCATAA
- a CDS encoding HAD family hydrolase, with protein MINNIVFDMGGVLAKIHPERAIRSFEAIGVSDAADLINPYNHSGLFGDLERGTIDTDEFVRQLSAHCGHELNPEDVRRAWLSIANPAEVEKLDYILRLRPRYRLYVLSNNNPIVTGWARTSEFSAAGRPVTDYFDRLYISYEMHCMKPEPEIFQRMIEDSGMVPAETLFIDDGAHHLVTARSLGFHTLLATNGGDWRPDVDRFLSENK; from the coding sequence ATGATCAACAACATCGTATTCGACATGGGCGGCGTGCTGGCTAAGATCCATCCGGAACGCGCCATACGCAGCTTCGAGGCCATCGGTGTATCCGACGCCGCAGACCTCATCAACCCCTATAACCACAGCGGACTCTTCGGCGACTTGGAGCGCGGAACGATCGACACGGACGAGTTCGTCCGCCAACTCTCCGCCCATTGTGGCCACGAGCTCAACCCGGAGGACGTCCGCCGCGCATGGCTCAGCATAGCCAACCCCGCGGAGGTCGAGAAGCTCGACTACATCCTCCGTCTCCGGCCCCGCTACCGCCTCTATGTGCTCAGCAACAACAATCCCATCGTCACCGGTTGGGCGCGCACGAGCGAGTTTTCCGCTGCCGGTCGGCCCGTCACGGACTACTTCGACCGCCTCTACATCTCCTACGAGATGCACTGCATGAAGCCCGAGCCCGAGATCTTCCAACGCATGATCGAGGACAGCGGCATGGTGCCCGCCGAGACACTCTTCATCGACGACGGCGCCCATCATCTCGTCACCGCCCGATCGCTTGGCTTCCACACCCTCCTCGCCACCAACGGCGGTGACTGGCGTCCAGACGTCGACCGGTTCCTCAGCGAAAACAAGTAG
- a CDS encoding DUF1015 domain-containing protein, with amino-acid sequence MMKIKPFKGVRPPKEYVEQVQSRPYDVLNSAEARAEAEGNEKSLYHIIKPEIDFPEGTDEHDPKVYEKAAQNFQMFQDKGWLVQDGKERYYIYAQTMNGKTQYGLVVCAYVDDYMTGKIKKHELTRRDKEEDRMKHVRVNNANIEPVFFAYPDNKDVDAIVAKYTKGTPEYDYTAELDGFRHTFWIIDDDADIQRITELFAAMPAMYIADGHHRSAAAALVGAEKAKQNPNHRGDEEYNFFMAVCFPANQLTIIDYNRVVKDLNGLSDEEFLKKLSDDFIVEKKGTEIFKPSRLHEFSLYLGGNWYSLVAKPGTYNDNDPIGVLDVTISSNLILDKILGIKDLRSDKRIDFVGGIRGLGELKKRVDSGEMKVALALYPVSMKQLIDIADTGNIMPPKTTWFEPKLRSGLVIHKLS; translated from the coding sequence ATCATGAAGATCAAACCATTCAAAGGCGTCCGCCCACCGAAGGAATACGTTGAGCAGGTGCAGTCGCGCCCATACGACGTGCTGAACTCTGCCGAGGCACGCGCCGAAGCGGAAGGGAACGAGAAATCGCTCTACCACATCATCAAGCCGGAGATCGACTTCCCCGAAGGCACGGACGAACACGATCCGAAAGTCTACGAGAAGGCCGCACAGAACTTCCAAATGTTTCAGGACAAAGGCTGGCTTGTGCAGGACGGCAAGGAACGCTACTACATCTACGCCCAGACGATGAACGGCAAGACGCAATACGGCCTCGTGGTCTGCGCCTATGTCGACGACTACATGACGGGCAAGATCAAGAAGCACGAGCTGACCCGCCGCGACAAAGAGGAAGACCGCATGAAGCATGTGCGCGTGAACAACGCCAACATCGAGCCAGTGTTCTTTGCCTACCCCGACAACAAGGACGTGGACGCTATCGTAGCCAAATACACCAAGGGCACGCCCGAGTATGACTACACGGCCGAGCTTGACGGTTTCCGCCACACGTTCTGGATCATCGACGACGACGCCGACATCCAGCGTATCACGGAGCTGTTTGCCGCCATGCCCGCTATGTATATTGCTGACGGGCACCATCGCTCCGCCGCCGCTGCACTCGTTGGCGCAGAGAAGGCTAAGCAGAACCCGAACCACCGTGGCGATGAGGAATACAACTTCTTCATGGCCGTTTGCTTCCCCGCCAACCAGCTTACGATCATCGACTACAACCGCGTGGTGAAGGACCTCAACGGACTCTCCGACGAGGAGTTCCTCAAGAAGCTGTCCGACGACTTCATCGTGGAGAAGAAGGGCACGGAGATCTTCAAGCCCTCGCGCTTGCATGAGTTCTCGCTCTACCTCGGTGGCAACTGGTACTCGTTGGTAGCTAAACCGGGCACGTACAACGACAACGATCCGATCGGGGTGCTCGACGTGACGATCTCTTCGAACCTGATCCTCGACAAGATCCTCGGCATTAAAGACCTCCGCAGTGATAAGCGCATCGACTTCGTCGGTGGCATCCGCGGACTGGGCGAGCTTAAGAAGCGCGTCGACAGCGGAGAGATGAAGGTGGCCCTCGCGCTCTACCCCGTCTCCATGAAACAGCTGATCGACATCGCCGACACGGGCAACATCATGCCGCCTAAGACAACCTGGTTTGAACCCAAGCTTCGTTCGGGATTAGTCATCCATAAGCTGAGCTAA
- a CDS encoding 3-phosphoglycerate dehydrogenase codes for MKVLVATEKPFAAVAVNGIREAVEKGGLELALLEKYTEKAQLLDAVKDADAIIIRSDKVDAEVLDAAKQLKIVVRAGAGYDNVDLEAATAHNVCVMNTPGQNSNAVAELALGLMVYGARNLYNGTSGTELKGKKLGIHAYGNVGRNVARIAKGFGMEIYAYDAFCPSEVIEADGVKPVASAEELYKTCQYISLHIPATKETKNSIGHALLSSMPKGAVLINTARKEVINEPELVKVLEERPDFKYLTDIMPGNHAELAEKFAARYFSTPKKMGAQTAEANINAGIAAANQIVDFLKNGNRKFQVNK; via the coding sequence ATGAAGGTACTCGTTGCAACAGAGAAGCCCTTTGCAGCCGTTGCTGTGAATGGCATTCGTGAAGCTGTCGAGAAGGGCGGCTTGGAATTGGCATTGTTGGAAAAATACACCGAGAAGGCACAGTTGCTGGACGCCGTGAAGGATGCTGACGCGATCATCATCCGTAGCGATAAAGTAGACGCCGAAGTGCTCGACGCAGCCAAACAGCTGAAGATCGTAGTTCGCGCAGGCGCTGGCTACGACAACGTAGACCTGGAAGCTGCTACGGCACACAACGTGTGCGTGATGAACACGCCGGGTCAGAACTCGAACGCCGTGGCCGAGCTTGCGCTGGGTCTGATGGTTTACGGTGCACGTAACCTCTATAACGGCACGTCAGGCACGGAGCTGAAGGGCAAGAAGCTGGGTATCCACGCCTATGGCAACGTAGGTCGCAACGTGGCCCGCATCGCCAAAGGCTTCGGTATGGAGATCTATGCCTACGACGCATTCTGCCCCTCCGAAGTGATCGAGGCAGACGGTGTGAAGCCCGTCGCATCAGCTGAGGAGCTGTACAAGACCTGCCAGTACATCTCGCTGCACATCCCGGCCACGAAGGAGACAAAGAACTCCATCGGTCACGCCCTGCTGTCGAGCATGCCAAAGGGAGCCGTGCTGATCAACACCGCCCGCAAGGAGGTGATCAATGAGCCGGAACTGGTGAAGGTGCTGGAGGAACGTCCGGACTTCAAGTACCTGACGGACATCATGCCCGGTAACCACGCCGAGCTGGCTGAGAAGTTTGCTGCCCGCTACTTCAGCACACCCAAGAAGATGGGTGCGCAGACGGCTGAGGCTAACATCAACGCCGGTATCGCTGCTGCCAATCAGATTGTAGACTTCCTGAAGAACGGCAACCGCAAGTTCCAAGTGAATAAGTAA
- the serC gene encoding 3-phosphoserine/phosphohydroxythreonine transaminase, producing MKKHNFYAGPSILSEYTIKNTADAVLNFAGTGLSLLEVSHRGKEFVAVNDEARALVKELLDVPETHEVIFLGGGASLQFYMIPFNLMKKKASYLDTGTWASNAIKEAKFVGEVDVVASSADKNYTYIPKNYTIAPDSEYFHITTNNTIYGTELHKIPEVNIPLVADMSSDIFSFPVDFSKYNAVYAGAQKNLAPAGVTIIIVRKDALGHVDRPLPTMLDYRTHIKKDSMFNTPPVLPIFSALQTLKWYKEQGGIKVLQKKNQEKAAVLYDEIDRNKLFRGTVAVEDRSLMNVCFVMNDEYKELEKEFADFAAAAGMVGIKGHRSVGGFRASLYNAMPIESVKALVQTMQEFEKKH from the coding sequence ATGAAGAAGCACAATTTTTATGCAGGACCCTCTATTTTGAGTGAGTACACGATCAAGAACACGGCCGACGCCGTACTGAATTTCGCAGGCACAGGCCTGTCGCTGCTGGAAGTCTCCCACCGCGGAAAAGAGTTCGTTGCCGTAAACGACGAGGCTCGCGCGCTGGTGAAGGAGCTGCTGGATGTGCCCGAAACGCACGAGGTGATCTTCCTCGGCGGTGGCGCCAGCCTCCAGTTCTACATGATCCCCTTCAACCTGATGAAGAAAAAGGCCTCGTATCTCGATACAGGTACGTGGGCATCCAACGCCATCAAGGAAGCCAAGTTCGTTGGTGAGGTGGACGTTGTGGCTTCGTCAGCGGACAAGAACTACACATACATCCCGAAGAACTACACCATCGCACCGGATTCGGAGTACTTCCACATCACGACCAACAACACGATCTACGGCACGGAGTTGCACAAGATCCCGGAAGTGAACATCCCGCTGGTGGCTGATATGTCGTCAGACATCTTCTCCTTCCCGGTTGACTTCTCGAAGTACAACGCCGTTTATGCCGGTGCACAGAAGAACCTGGCTCCGGCCGGCGTGACGATCATCATCGTTCGCAAAGACGCGCTGGGCCACGTAGACCGTCCGCTCCCCACGATGCTGGACTATCGCACACACATCAAGAAGGATTCGATGTTCAACACGCCTCCCGTACTGCCTATCTTCTCTGCGCTGCAGACCCTGAAGTGGTATAAGGAGCAGGGCGGCATCAAGGTGCTTCAGAAGAAGAACCAGGAGAAGGCTGCCGTGCTGTATGACGAGATCGACCGCAACAAGCTGTTCCGCGGAACGGTGGCTGTCGAAGACCGCTCGCTGATGAACGTTTGCTTCGTGATGAACGACGAGTACAAGGAGCTGGAGAAAGAGTTCGCAGACTTTGCCGCTGCTGCTGGCATGGTCGGCATCAAGGGCCACCGTTCGGTGGGCGGTTTCCGCGCTTCGCTCTACAACGCTATGCCGATCGAAAGCGTGAAGGCACTGGTTCAAACGATGCAGGAATTCGAAAAGAAGCACTGA
- a CDS encoding replication-associated recombination protein A, which produces MSQPLAERLRPKTLDEYIGQRHLTGPTAALRRMIEAGRVPSFILWGPPGVGKTTLARIVASRLEAPFYTLSAVSSGVKEVREVIDRARNQPLFRTGTVAPILFIDEIHRFSKSQQDSLLNAVETGVVTLIGATTENPSFEVIRPLLSRCQVYVLKPLEEEDLLTLIRRAVSEDVVLRERTIEVRETDALVRYSGGDARKLLNILDLVIAAEPEGPIEITDQKVVERLQENPVAYDKGGEMHYDIISAFIKSIRGSDPDAAVYWLARMVEGGEDPEFIARRLVISAAEDIGLANPNALLLANACFDALKKIGWPEGRIILAEATVYLACSPKSNSAYLSIDRALALVRETGNLPVPLHLRNAPTKLMKELDYGKNYKYAHDYEGHFVKQDFLPEELLQTRIWEGQPNAAEDKLVERMRRLWGERY; this is translated from the coding sequence ATGAGTCAGCCACTTGCAGAACGATTGAGACCGAAGACGCTCGATGAGTACATCGGGCAACGCCACCTGACGGGGCCCACAGCGGCGCTACGCCGCATGATCGAGGCCGGACGTGTGCCGTCATTCATCCTTTGGGGGCCGCCCGGGGTGGGCAAAACGACGCTTGCGCGCATCGTGGCGTCGCGGCTGGAGGCGCCGTTTTATACCCTGAGCGCCGTCAGCTCGGGGGTGAAGGAGGTGCGCGAGGTGATCGACCGGGCGCGTAACCAGCCGCTGTTTCGCACGGGCACGGTCGCGCCCATCCTCTTCATCGACGAGATACACCGCTTCAGCAAATCGCAGCAGGATTCGCTGCTGAACGCCGTCGAGACGGGCGTGGTGACGCTCATCGGGGCCACGACGGAGAACCCCTCGTTCGAGGTGATCCGTCCGCTGCTTTCGCGCTGTCAGGTCTATGTCTTGAAGCCGTTGGAAGAGGAAGACCTGTTGACGCTCATCCGTCGGGCGGTCAGCGAGGACGTGGTGCTGCGCGAGCGAACGATCGAGGTCCGGGAGACCGACGCGCTGGTGCGCTACTCCGGTGGGGACGCGCGGAAGCTGCTCAACATCCTCGACTTGGTCATCGCGGCCGAGCCTGAGGGGCCGATCGAGATCACGGATCAAAAGGTCGTGGAGCGTTTGCAGGAGAACCCCGTAGCCTACGATAAGGGGGGCGAGATGCATTACGACATCATCTCGGCCTTCATCAAGTCGATCCGCGGCAGCGACCCGGACGCGGCCGTCTACTGGCTGGCGAGGATGGTCGAGGGGGGCGAGGATCCGGAGTTCATCGCCCGTCGGCTGGTCATCTCTGCGGCGGAGGACATCGGGCTGGCCAACCCCAACGCGCTGCTGCTGGCCAACGCCTGCTTCGATGCGCTGAAGAAGATCGGGTGGCCGGAGGGGCGCATCATCCTGGCCGAGGCGACGGTCTATTTGGCGTGCAGCCCGAAGAGCAACTCGGCTTATCTGTCCATCGACCGTGCGCTGGCGTTGGTGCGTGAGACGGGCAACCTGCCCGTGCCGCTTCACCTCCGTAACGCCCCCACGAAGCTGATGAAGGAGCTGGACTACGGCAAGAATTACAAGTATGCGCACGACTACGAGGGGCATTTCGTGAAGCAAGACTTCCTGCCCGAGGAGCTGCTCCAAACGCGCATCTGGGAGGGGCAACCGAACGCCGCTGAGGATAAGCTGGTCGAACGCATGCGACGGCTGTGGGGGGAGCGGTATTAG
- a CDS encoding prevent-host-death protein has protein sequence MQVITAKEFSDNQQKYFDMAEQEPVFVTRENARPIVIDIADDDLTEKEIRAIQKGYEDIQAGRTTRIKDIHNIWESIL, from the coding sequence ATGCAAGTGATTACAGCAAAGGAGTTCAGCGATAACCAGCAGAAATATTTTGATATGGCAGAGCAAGAGCCGGTGTTTGTCACACGTGAAAACGCGCGCCCGATAGTCATAGACATTGCCGATGATGATCTTACGGAAAAGGAAATACGTGCTATACAGAAAGGCTACGAGGACATCCAAGCAGGGCGGACAACGCGGATCAAAGACATTCATAACATATGGGAAAGTATACTGTAG
- a CDS encoding Txe/YoeB family addiction module toxin, whose translation MGKYTVELVGDSKDDLRRLYRLGDKTIIKKIEKLFVELSEHPYTGTGKPKLLKHRAKTWSRRIDGKNRMLYTVDNDIVSVYVISLLGHYDDK comes from the coding sequence ATGGGAAAGTATACTGTAGAACTCGTAGGTGATTCCAAAGATGACCTACGGAGACTCTACCGTTTGGGGGATAAGACGATCATAAAGAAGATCGAAAAGCTGTTCGTGGAATTATCGGAACACCCTTACACCGGAACAGGGAAGCCCAAACTCTTGAAACATCGCGCCAAGACATGGTCAAGACGAATTGATGGAAAGAACAGGATGCTTTATACAGTGGATAACGACATTGTTTCCGTGTATGTGATTTCCCTGTTGGGGCATTATGATGACAAATAG
- a CDS encoding Ig-like domain-containing domain yields the protein MKRLGLGLLIGGAVACANMAGPNGGPYDEKPPRFVSSTPPPQQTNYKGRRVEIVFDELIQVEKPSQNVVIAPPQKELPSIQIVGRKIRVELKDTLKPNTTYTIDFGHAISDNNEKNPIGHFSFAFSTGDVIDSLEVGGVLLNAENLEPMPDVVVGLHTNPADTAFTRLSFDRTSKTDDRGRFTIRNIATGTYRLYALADANRDYRFDQPGEAIAFLDSTVTPTFRFATRQDTTWKDSVTVDTIRTVHYTHFLPDDVTLRLFKEVTQRQYMLRPGRDRADLFTLHFNAPLDSLPVVSLLDGARRNAPWFLTQTMAGRTAVRYWITDSAVWARDTVHLRVDYLKSDSTNTLRPQTDTLHLVWRKPRTRRKPKDSENKPERRPLVFQSNASGMVEVTDTVSFLFEEPMTDLRREDFRLEQQVDTVWTPVEFVLEQDSLDLLKYNLRHAWAYGANYRLAVDSARLRSIYGHTNDAYESAFSIRKREDYGHLYINIDGIDTTAFVELLNTSDEPLRRVRVKDGGVLFANLQPATYYARLTVDTNANDRWDTGDYATHRQPEMVYYSPKEYVIRANWEIEETWAPRALPLDRQKPIAITKNKPKDETPKKRNYKDEGRSGDRNRSGGFPF from the coding sequence ATGAAAAGACTGGGGTTGGGATTGCTGATCGGGGGCGCTGTGGCGTGCGCCAATATGGCGGGACCGAACGGTGGGCCGTATGACGAGAAGCCGCCCAGGTTTGTCAGCAGTACACCGCCACCGCAGCAAACGAACTACAAGGGGCGACGCGTGGAGATCGTTTTCGATGAACTGATTCAGGTCGAGAAGCCGTCGCAAAACGTGGTCATCGCCCCGCCACAGAAGGAGCTGCCGAGCATTCAAATCGTCGGGCGGAAGATCCGCGTCGAGCTTAAAGACACGCTGAAGCCCAACACGACGTACACCATCGACTTTGGTCACGCCATCTCCGACAATAACGAGAAGAACCCCATCGGCCATTTCAGCTTTGCCTTCTCCACGGGCGATGTAATCGACTCGCTCGAGGTGGGCGGCGTGCTACTCAACGCCGAAAACTTGGAGCCGATGCCTGACGTCGTCGTCGGGCTGCACACTAATCCGGCCGACACGGCTTTTACCCGTCTGTCCTTCGATCGAACCTCAAAGACGGACGACCGCGGACGATTCACGATCCGCAACATCGCCACCGGTACGTATCGCCTCTACGCCCTGGCCGACGCCAATCGGGATTATCGCTTCGATCAGCCCGGCGAGGCCATCGCCTTCCTCGACTCCACCGTGACGCCCACCTTCCGCTTCGCCACCCGACAGGACACGACGTGGAAAGATTCCGTCACCGTCGATACGATCCGCACCGTCCACTACACGCACTTCCTGCCTGACGACGTCACCCTGCGGCTCTTCAAAGAGGTCACCCAGCGCCAATACATGCTCCGCCCCGGTCGCGACCGCGCCGACCTCTTCACGTTGCACTTCAACGCGCCGCTGGACTCGCTGCCCGTCGTCTCGTTGCTCGATGGTGCGCGACGCAACGCTCCGTGGTTCCTCACCCAAACGATGGCGGGTCGCACGGCTGTCCGTTACTGGATCACCGACTCGGCCGTTTGGGCGCGCGACACGGTGCATCTGCGCGTGGATTACCTCAAAAGCGACTCTACGAACACACTCCGCCCGCAGACAGACACGCTCCATTTAGTCTGGCGAAAGCCACGCACACGGCGTAAACCGAAAGACAGCGAAAACAAACCAGAGCGCCGTCCCCTCGTCTTCCAGTCGAACGCCTCGGGCATGGTGGAGGTGACGGATACGGTGTCCTTCCTTTTCGAGGAGCCCATGACCGACCTCCGCCGTGAAGATTTCCGCCTGGAGCAACAGGTGGACACGGTCTGGACACCCGTTGAGTTTGTCTTGGAGCAAGACAGTTTGGATCTGCTGAAGTACAACCTGCGCCACGCTTGGGCCTACGGTGCCAACTATCGCTTGGCCGTCGATTCTGCACGCCTCCGCAGCATTTACGGACATACGAATGACGCCTACGAGTCGGCCTTCAGTATCCGCAAGCGTGAGGACTACGGCCACCTGTACATCAACATCGACGGTATCGACACGACGGCCTTCGTGGAGCTACTCAACACCTCCGACGAGCCTCTGCGACGCGTCCGAGTGAAGGATGGCGGTGTGCTCTTTGCCAACCTGCAACCCGCCACCTACTACGCCCGCCTCACGGTCGACACCAACGCCAACGACCGCTGGGATACGGGCGATTACGCCACCCATCGGCAGCCCGAGATGGTCTACTATTCCCCAAAGGAATATGTCATCCGTGCCAATTGGGAGATCGAGGAAACGTGGGCGCCCAGAGCGTTGCCCCTCGACCGACAGAAGCCTATCGCAATCACAAAAAATAAACCCAAAGATGAGACTCCGAAGAAACGTAACTACAAAGACGAAGGTCGCTCCGGTGATCGCAACCGAAGCGGCGGCTTCCCGTTCTGA